The Theileria parva strain Muguga chromosome 1, complete sequence, whole genome shotgun sequence DNA window ACAAAAGAAGAACCTGGGTTTCTCTAACGTTAGAATTAACGGTCTGAAGGGCTCCGAGGCAGAAGACGCATGTTTTACCTGTCCCGCTTTGGGATTGGATAATGACATCTCTACCCTCCAAAATGGGCTTAATTGCTCTTTGTTGTACTGCTGAAGGCTTATCAAAACCATAAGCAAAAATGCCCTTTAAAATCTCTTCTTTAAGGCCCAAATCCTCAAAGGATTCCACCAACGGGTAATCCTCTGATATTTCATAGCTGGAATCTCCATTCAAATCATTGGCCATCTTAACAATTTCTATtcctattatttatataattatatttaatttaattgttaaagattatgattttatataatttataattaaatgtCGTTATAATGTTTTCATAACCTGACAATcaaataacaaaattaaaatacacattttttcaattattttacacaatatatatattttatcatataattaaatgttattatttgGGATTCCACTCTCTTCTCTTATATCCTACCCTTATATCACACaacaacaatttaatatataaatgtactatataataatgataaaatcaATCGATTATGATTAGACATTACCAGAAATGGCCAATTTATGCTACTAAGCGATTAGTGGAGATAATTCCACAGCTTTGTTTACAAGGTCAAAAACACACTGTTGTAGCAAATATACTTTTCCACCTCCTACCAAATGATTCACGCTCTACTAATACCGACCCTGTCAATGGGTCCGATTGGAACAATTTGTTCTGCAATGACTACATGGAAACTTTGAACTACTTATATAATAATCACTATAAACTCAATTCCATCAGTAATTCAACTGACGCTTTAAGTGATAAAGTTACGTTTGACAGTGGTATGAAggaaataatatttagtcCATTTAACATGAAAATCCTAAACGAAGTTAGTCCTAAAATATACATTTCACAAAGAGATTTACTCATCTCATCTCTCGAATACTCTCTTCTCAAGTGagttttacacattctatTTATTcaactatatataattaattttgttatagatttagtaaatattatacaaatgtTAAAGAAAATATTGATATCAACGGATTATATACCTCGGTTGGTATAGACTTTTTAAAAGTAATcaatttactcaatttaAACCATAAATTATGTGAACTCAAccctaatactataaatgatatattttatacccTCTTTAAAGGTGACGAATTCAGCCGTATTACAGCTAtggaatttttaaattcactACTAAACAATACTAATAGTACTATTAATGGTATAAAAGTTGACAGAACTGAGGTAAATTGTAgattgtatattaattgttAGGAAATGGATTTATCAACTGCTCTAGTAGAAGGTTCGATTAGGCTTTTGGATATATTGGTAATGATCGCTGAAGTAGAGTGTAAAAAGTCACTAGAATTATTTCTCAACATTATTCCTGAACACATGAAACCACAGTGTTTACTGTTTTTGAAATCTGTTGATAAACACACAGGTAATTTATCCTCTATATACACTCATTCACTCagaatattatgtatatttgTAGGGCTGTTGAAATATGAATGGGCCTTCAATGAATGTGAATCTATACTAAATAAAACTACCAGTCATTATCAATCAATACCATCAACTAATCGTGATAAAACCACCTCAAATGATTACACCTTTGATGAAAATATGGAATATGAATTGGTAGTGAATACAGTGGCGAGTTTATATAACACCTTTAAGGCTTTAAAGGAGTTAGTCCCTAATAATCCCCATTCAACCGAAGAAAATAAGTTAGATGATTCAAAAACTCTCAAGAATATAATTTCAGTACATTTTGAACCTGATGTAGTTGTAATATCAACTAAGAAGGATATTTATGTAGTTGAGTTACTCATTAGAGACCCACTGTACAGATCATCACTTTATAATCTACTGAACTTCATTTGGGCTTCTAATATACCTAAAGTTGGACATCAGGTCTTACTTAATATTGCCAAACTTTCAACAGAGTTCAATCAACCATTCAAACACTACAATCACATTATTGATCTCAAGTATTTCCCACTTAGTCATTCACTAAACTATGTTATAAAGTTACACTAGTTAACACCTTTATACCACTATTTTAACCTGTTATATTACTGGTTTAtagataatattttagagATGAGCGTGTAAAACGTGTTAAGGAATATAAATATGACGCTGTTCAAGaaataacacattttaaaagaaCCAGTAATGATATACTTcaatatagtaaatatacaaatgtAGGTATTAAAAAGAATCTGAAGGGAATGTTACAGGAGTATAACGTGCCAATACCATTAAAAAGGGATTGGAACACACACCTCAGACCAATACCCGTGGATAGAATTAAATATCTGTGTATAATAGGAAGAGGTATTTTGGCCGTGGAATACCGTCTTAGATCTGAAGGATGGAGTCCTTCCTCTTCTCTAACCTGATTCTAATGAAGTTCACCtttgattaaatttaattaagaCTCACACAGTCACTTtgctaaaaaattaataaaattctaCACGAAGGGGAGCATTTTCCTCGAAAAGAAAATCTCTCAGGaatttttttgtaaaataaataaaaattgtcttcactaatatattattagataATTGAATAAGTAGATAATATGGTAATGAGAGTTCCTAGTAGCATAGCATGGCCCTGTAAAAAGCTAGTGCCATGCAAGAGTAAGAAAAGAAGATCGAGGGAAGTTAGCAAGAGTGTTCTGAAGAGGAGAAATGGATTGATAAGTAGAAGTGTGGAGGCATTTGTGGAAATAGACCTCACTAGTCAAGGCAAAACCGGATCAATTTTAAGCTCTAAAGAAACAAGTAGCCCCAAAAacagtaaataaaatgtaattAAGTGATTTATTAATAGGAACACTGGAGGAATGTCTCAAAAACAGTAATTTAAAGATGAACGATACAGAAAAAATGGACCGTAAGGAGTAAGGAAAACACATGAAGGAATATTTCAATTAGGTTATATCTATGGGACGAAGAATCAGGTTAAAGggaatttttaacaataaaaattgtagGATTCATAATTAAATACCCTCTATACAAGGAATCACAGGACGATTGTAAGCGTTACTTAAAACCTCCTTTGAAAGCacaaattttaagatttCAGGTCACTAGTACCCTCAAACATTAAATCGAAAAAAGAAGATGACGACGTGGAAACGGATGAAAAAACTATAGAATGGTATTTGCAGCATTCATTTATCCCCTTTTCACACATGTGGTGTCAATACATGTAGGAGCCTCGACGTTGTTGAAAAGTATTTGTCTACGGCACTAAATCTGGTCAAGAGCCagagaattaaaaattaatttatttttaatattccccttttaatttaattaaatttcatCATTATCGCACGTTTTGACCATTTTGACCTTTCTCAGCTTTTTTTATCCTTTCGAAGGTTTCTATGATTACATATAGATTTATTTGGCCTTTACAATAGCCTTTTCTTCCCCTTAATCCAATTTTCCTCCATTTCACCATGTTTCGTAAAAGGTATTCTCACTacatttacatttatttatgttttaCTGTATTCTTCAGCTTTTCCCTTTATCTACtcttatattatattacataattttataattttgtatttattatattattctttGCTTGCAGCTCTAGATAAATGACATTTAGGTTAAATCAGAACAACTTTTTCCACCGAGGGGGTGGTAACGATTCATCTAAATCATACGGGAAAGGCGGTGGCTCCTCATTTGACCGTTACCAAACTCGTGAAGATTCTAAGGATTCCTCTAAAGATGATTCAACCAATAACAGTATTATCTATACTCAGCCTATTTCTCATTTTACCCTATACAATCCCATATTCCTGCAGTCCATATCGACTAGTTACCCTCAATAATCAATCCATATTACTTTATATAGTGCAATATTGTGTTTAGAGAGTACACAACAACAGAGTAGTGAAAGACAGAAAGAAGATAAAGGGAGAGAACACAACGGACCTGGTCACCAGAACGGTTCAGTTGACGACATGACTAAAATGCTTCTAAAGTATCATTCAACCCGTTTTAAAGAGTGTAAGAGACTTGCTAACTCCTCTGAACCTAACGAAACGGAATCTAAGAGCTCAGTTAGTCCTGAGGCTAAGACCGAGTCTCCTGAACCCTCCCACAAATCATACAGGTCCAACTACAGTTACAGGTCTTCCTACTCTCGAGAACGGGCTCACGAACGCCATAAATTCAAATCTGATCGTTAATCTTTTGCAATACTACATGATACTAATTATTCTTATCTTCATTTCTATGACTCTATTCTCCACTTATAGCATGCAACTTTCTATACTAGGTGTACTATTCATAATATACAAGCTTCTAGACTAGatatactatttaaaatatacaaaagaTGAGAAACATAAAAAGAGagtctaaaaaattatttgaaagAGAAAACCTGTAATGTATTACAAGATTGGTAATATATGACTAGTGAATGTACTGATACATCCACGCAGTACTTTTGTCCCTTTTTATTGGGGTCTAAGAGGCCCTTGATACTAGAGGCTGGGACTGAGTTTTTATATTTGATCCCCCTTGAAGGGGTTTTCTCCACCTTAGAGGAATACGGAGAACAGTCGTTATCAGACTCGTAGGAGTACAGATAATCGTCAATTGCATCCTTGATTTCCGGTTTAGAGGCGAATTTGTTCATCACGTTCAGGGATATCTTGTACTCGATTCGAGAGCTTTCTCTGCTAGTACTAGCACTATCCCTGgtactattatacacagGTGTATTTCTAGAGCTGTTTTGAACGGGAGTGTTTCTAATACTCACATACACAGTATTAGATCCGTTCCTACTATTAGTATACACTGTATTAGGAGTATGATAGCCATTATAAGGAGTTTCTAATCCGGCATCCTGGCTATAATATAAGTGGTTGAAggatttatcaaaatcTGAAACTAgagaaaatgaaaatatcTTACAACAGGCTGTGTAATCCCAGACAAACAAGTTGTGCAGATTGTCAATGGTCACTAGCTTTGACCAGCCGTCATGTACACACTCTCTTATCTCACCCACATGGCCGTTCAACGTGCTTACTGACTTTATTCTCAAATCCCCCTTATTTTGTGAATTATTCACAGAGTCAACACTATTTGAAAGGGTGTTATGAGTGCCATTAACTCCGTTAGTGGATTCTGCACCAAACTCAATAATCAAGATCCTAATATAGTTCTTGATGATAACTGCCCACTTTGAATGTCTTTCAAGTGCCAACAGTGCTGTTGGAGGCTTCGGAACCAAGTATTGGGCCTTGTGAGTAAAGTTGTAAAAATCAATAAAGTTAACCTTATTACTGTGTGAGAGTGAGTACCCCAGGAGGCAGTTGGCAGTATCTACTGAAAAGGCAACAACTGAATCGTTTACACAATCCAACAAGTGCCAAGTACAAGTTGACACATCCACCAAGCCTAGGAAGTTATTATAGCTAAACACAATCAGGATTGATTTCCCCTGTGTGGATACGTATCTTAGTGAGGTAATCTCGTGGTTTGTTATACGTTCGCTGGTTTCCAGTGCTATAAAGTTATTCTCAACTGCTCTGTGGTATATGACTCCTGAACCTGTTCCCACAAAAAGGTTCAATTTTTTGAATATTATCTCACGGGCGTCCCAATACCCGAGTGATCCATAAACATCCAAACTACTAACCGTGTCAATTACTAGGCTGTTAGGCATATCATCTGAATTAATGTTGTTAATATGCATTTTAATTGTCATTGAGGGTATATTGATAAATCCAGAATCCTCATCATagtagtaaaataacactacAACTGCTCTCTTTCCAGCCTTTACCTTAAGCCTATTAGGCTTGTCGACTCCACTATTAGTATTACACAGTATGACTAGAACTTTTGGAACATATCCTAGTCGTGTCGACATTGACCTAATGGATGAATCTGGTGAATAACTTGAATCATCAAATCTTAACCAGGTGCACAACTTGACTTCATATCTGATCTCCTTCAAAGCCACGTTTAcattactatatattaactTATCTTCGTTTATATCATATCCGCATATGCTGTATATACTGTCATATCcgttattatacatattgTTATATGATTTAGTTGGTGTGTTGTATCGATTATATACAGTATTAAGCGGGTTAAACTGCGAAGAGGATATTATTAAGAAAGGGTTAGAACCCAGTGAATGTACTATCAAGGCACTATTTAAGCTGTTAATGCCTATAAATTTAGATAATTGTTCTACATATTGTTTATATTGGCCCTTCCATCTTGACCTTTTGAAGTTATCCAATATTCCCAAATTAAGCATTGGGTTTGATGAAATTGTGTTATTACTCTTCATAATCTCAACTTTTCGTGCCGAGTTTAATAATCTACTCATGGGATCCGTTCCCTGGgtaatattatcaattattGGCATTTTTAATTGATACTTATTTGAGCTTCTTTCCACTCCGTTCAACTCATTACTACTATCATTGTACAGTCTGTAGTTTACattttttgtataatagtCGAACCAAAAGAGGTGGTGATTTACTAGTGAGGCGCGTATTGGTCTAGAGGCTGAGCTGAGGCTCAGGAACTCTGAAAAGTCCAAAAAGTTACATAGCAGAGCTATTACATCCTTCGGCGCCAGTGATATGAAACGCTCCAACGCGTTTTCCATTAAGTTATAAAACTACTTTATCACTTACtacattttatcatttttgtATCCGTTTAATACTTGAAATTCCAAGTATTTATGTTTCTCACAATACAATTgtgatttaaaaatatcgaattacttaaaatttatatttttctttttaaaattattccaaattataattaaaattaaaattaaattaaaaaaataaaatatataatataaatacaGGTAAAATTGCAATATTCATATATCGATTTTACACCATTTTCGCTAAAAGtataaatcaaattaaataatcaatttttatcaattctcttttaaaaagttgtttccaaatataaaatctagttaatattattaaaatgataataattttaatttttctcGAATGTGTATCAAATTTCACAACTGATGATCATGAACATCACCGATCCTTTCCATATGCATTATTTTTGGATTATTTTCATCTCTAGTTACTctattttatctttatttatcaattaattCACAAATTTTGCTATTCTTGCTGCATACCATATTCTTTATACCATTTAATCTTATTTCACGATGAGaaaactacacattttaaatctCATAATACTCATTATCATTGGTAATAGTGGAATTCAAGGTTATTATAAAGGAGAGGGTGTTCAGAGGGGAATTGACCAGAATACCTTAGAAAGGGTGTTCAGAATAGCCGATGAAATAGGGGAATATGCTCAATCAGTTCcacacatttttaaaattgttagaaAAAACTTGGAATCCTTAGAGAGAGAAGTTAAGATCAAAGCATTACTTCCTTCCAGTAGTAGAATCGAGGCCTTCAGGTTGATTTGTGAACCTTTTAATAGATTCCTGACTGAAAGTCCTAGGGACTACTTTATACATAACCCACCCAGAGGTACTGCCTATAATGTACAGCTAAACAATGCCAAGGAGGCTGTTAGGGAGGTATATAGAAGAATTCAAAGGCTCTGGCTCGATGGATAACTACTTTTACCCaaatttacttattttaacaagattttaatttaatattcattttatcattaaattaaattaaaatttattaatgtgttaattaaatgtgtggtaacacattttcctaaattatttcatattttgtttatttttaccatttaccattattcattatttattttttagatttttgtttatttcgttgaaatttgttttaatttttaattctgttcaatttgaaattaatcataaataattattttataaacttTGTAGTCTAAGATGGATTCGGTTATTTTATCTGGTCCTTCTGGGTGTAAAATACGTAGAAAGTACCCTTTTCCTTCTTTCAACCAAAATTTACCTGAAGATTGCTCAACTAGCTTTTACAATAATGACCCAGCTTTACGCAATAATGAACTTAATGGTGTCGAAGATGAGGAAATTGACCCTTACTTGATCTGGCGCAGAAATGCTCCATTTTTATATGACGCTGTGTCTCTTTATAACCTAGACTGGCCTTCCTTAGTTGTTGAATTTATGACTGACACTTTCAAGATTAAGAACGGCTCAGTCACTCAACGACTACTTCTGGGCACACACACTTCGGGTTCTGACACTGAATTTGCTATGGTTGCGGAACTCAAATCTAATGTCTACACTATGAAAGAGTGTTTAAATACCTGCGAGAATTTCAATCAATTTAAGGCAGTCCCATCTAGTTCTTCTGTTAGTTCAAACACCAACTCTGCCAGTCAGGGCATATTGGACATAAAAGCTAAAATAGTGCATGAAGGAGAGATAAACCGCATCTCTCAAGTCCCGGGAGCTCATTTTCTCTTTGTAACTCAGAGCAATAATGGAACTTTATACCTGTTTGACTACTCAAAGCATCCTTCAAACCCCAGAGACCTCAAAGTTTCCATTCCTCAAATGGTACTCCAGGGTGGCCACTCGTCTGAAGGTTATGGTTTAGCTTGGAACTCTACTAATAAACTTGTTTCCTGTGCTTCTGATGGAACCATTGCTCTTTGGGATTTAAACTCCAAACCTCATTCTACTACTAACGGTTTAAGTGGTGTTCTTGACGGTATTGGAACAATATCTCCAATTTCCACTTATAACACCACTCATACTAGTCATAATTCTGATGATAATGTAGGACTTAATGACATTGAGTTCATTAATGATAATGTAGTGCTAATTGCTTCCGATGATACTAATGTACATCTCATGGATCTTCGCACTAATTCAACCAACTCCACCAGTTCTTCAAATTCTACAAATTCTAACACTAAATTTTCAATTGGCTCCAGTGTTAATTGCTTAAGCTTGAATAAGTTTGACAACAATTACTTTGTTTGTGGCTGTGATAATGGTAAGATATCACTGTTTGACACCAGGATGGGTAAGCACCTTTTAGTTATCGATCACCATAAAGATTCCGTTAATCAAATTGAATTTAACAGTTCATGTTGTGGCTTATTTGCTACCTGTTCTAATGATTCCTCCGTTTGTATTTTTGACCTTGCTTGCAAGGGCGATGAACTTCGCTTCGTTCACCAGGGTCACAAGGACCAGGTCAATGACATTTCCTGGACTAAACTTGACTATTATCAGAGCGCTCACCTAGGTTTCACCATCGCCTCAGTTTCTCAGGACAATCTACTTCAATGTTTCActccaaattatttttctctttaatttgttatatatatactttatatattatatgcaccggtatataataaattttaacagactaaaaagaaaataacTAAACCATCCTATTTAGCATATAGTATGATATAGTATGTTAAGATTTAACGTGGAACGATCTCCGCCAGAAGGCAACAACTCCTTTGGAATCTGCGGTT harbors:
- the MSI1 gene encoding WD domain G-beta repeat protein produces the protein MDSVILSGPSGCKIRRKYPFPSFNQNLPEDCSTSFYNNDPALRNNELNGVEDEEIDPYLIWRRNAPFLYDAVSLYNLDWPSLVVEFMTDTFKIKNGSVTQRLLLGTHTSGSDTEFAMVAELKSNVYTMKECLNTCENFNQFKAVPSSSSVSSNTNSASQGILDIKAKIVHEGEINRISQVPGAHFLFVTQSNNGTLYLFDYSKHPSNPRDLKVSIPQMVLQGGHSSEGYGLAWNSTNKLVSCASDGTIALWDLNSKPHSTTNGLSGVLDGIGTISPISTYNTTHTSHNSDDNVGLNDIEFINDNVVLIASDDTNVHLMDLRTNSTNSTSSSNSTNSNTKFSIGSSVNCLSLNKFDNNYFVCGCDNGKISLFDTRMGKHLLVIDHHKDSVNQIEFNSSCCGLFATCSNDSSVCIFDLACKGDELRFVHQGHKDQVNDISWTKLDYYQSAHLGFTIASVSQDNLLQCFTPNYFSL